A section of the Flaviflexus equikiangi genome encodes:
- the hisH gene encoding imidazole glycerol phosphate synthase subunit HisH encodes MKVVVFDYGSGNVHSAVRALAQAGADVELTADQDRVMAADGLVVPGVGAFDTVVDRLRQRRGDRFIERRLAGGMPVLGICVGLQVLFEGSEEHGSTKPGLNQFPGRVTKLDSPIIPHMGWSPISAPEGSTLFRGIENERFYFVHSYGVHTDPAAQADPIFDAPRVTWADHGGRFVAAVEQGPLSATQFHPEKSGDAGLALLRNWLTSLKGSR; translated from the coding sequence GTGAAGGTCGTCGTCTTCGACTACGGCTCCGGCAACGTCCACTCCGCAGTCCGCGCCCTCGCGCAGGCGGGAGCCGATGTCGAGCTGACCGCCGATCAGGATCGCGTCATGGCGGCGGACGGGCTCGTCGTACCCGGAGTGGGTGCGTTCGACACGGTGGTCGATCGTCTGCGGCAGCGCCGCGGGGATCGTTTCATCGAGCGCCGTCTCGCGGGCGGCATGCCGGTCCTGGGGATCTGTGTCGGCCTTCAGGTGCTCTTCGAAGGATCGGAGGAGCACGGCAGCACGAAGCCGGGTCTCAACCAGTTCCCGGGCCGTGTCACGAAGCTCGACTCGCCCATCATCCCCCACATGGGATGGTCTCCGATCTCCGCCCCCGAGGGCTCGACATTGTTCCGGGGGATCGAGAACGAACGGTTCTATTTCGTTCACTCCTACGGTGTCCACACCGACCCCGCAGCCCAGGCTGACCCGATTTTCGATGCACCACGCGTCACGTGGGCAGACCATGGCGGGCGATTCGTGGCCGCAGTCGAACAGGGCCCCCTGTCCGCCACCCAATTCCATCCAGAGAAGTCCGGCGACGCTGGCCTGGCACTTCTCCGCAACTGGCTTACGAGCCTTAAAGGATCACGATGA
- the hisB gene encoding imidazoleglycerol-phosphate dehydratase HisB, giving the protein MRTATIHRETSESTITLTLNVDGDGTSSIDTGVPFYDHMLTALSRHSLINLDVHARGDIEVDVHHTVEDTAICFGEALREALGDKRGIRRFGDATVPLDEALARAVVDISGRPYLVHDGEPAGQEYHLIGGHFTGSMTRHVFESIAFHAGICLHVDVIRGRDPHHIVEAQFKALARALRIAVEPDPRVTAIPSTKGSL; this is encoded by the coding sequence ATGAGAACGGCAACAATTCACCGCGAGACGAGCGAATCGACGATCACGCTGACACTGAATGTCGATGGGGACGGCACATCGAGCATCGATACGGGCGTGCCCTTCTATGACCATATGCTGACGGCTCTGTCCCGGCATTCCCTCATCAACCTCGACGTGCACGCACGCGGGGATATCGAGGTGGATGTCCACCACACCGTGGAGGACACGGCGATCTGTTTCGGGGAGGCGCTTCGGGAAGCACTGGGGGATAAGCGCGGGATCCGCCGCTTCGGCGATGCCACTGTCCCCCTCGATGAGGCCCTCGCACGTGCGGTCGTCGACATCTCCGGCCGCCCCTACCTCGTCCACGATGGCGAGCCGGCCGGCCAGGAATACCATCTCATCGGGGGACACTTCACGGGCTCGATGACACGGCACGTGTTCGAGTCCATTGCCTTCCATGCCGGTATCTGTCTCCATGTCGACGTGATTCGCGGGCGGGACCCCCACCACATCGTGGAGGCACAGTTCAAGGCATTGGCACGAGCTCTCCGCATCGCAGTCGAGCCGGACCCGCGCGTCACCGCCATACCCTCCACGAAGGGATCCTTATGA
- a CDS encoding histidinol-phosphate transaminase: MVSIPFRPALAGFEPYGAPQLDVPVTLNVNENPYPPSPAMIADIAEAVAEAATNLNRYPDRDFLALREDLARYVAGEAGVALRPEQIWAANGSNEVMLHLLLAFAGPGRSVMSFAPTYSMYSEYARDTNSTWHELPRRADFSLDLDAIPADIAKIRPAVILLASPNNPTGTALREAELRTVLEAARGQGPEDAPGTDALVVVDEAYGEFRREGVPSAFELLSDYDNLAVSRTMSKAFGAAGLRLGYLGAARDVIDQLRIVRLPYHLSAITQAAARAALRHADSQLSQVAGLRRSRDSMVERLNSLGLATAPTDANFVMFGTFPDRHAIFAHLLRRGILIREVGPEGWLRVSVGTPEENDAFFSALEEAME; encoded by the coding sequence CTGGTGAGTATTCCATTCCGCCCGGCATTGGCCGGCTTCGAGCCCTACGGTGCACCCCAGCTGGATGTTCCCGTGACGTTGAACGTCAACGAGAACCCGTACCCGCCCAGCCCGGCCATGATCGCCGATATTGCGGAGGCTGTCGCTGAGGCCGCGACGAACCTCAACCGCTACCCGGACCGAGACTTCCTGGCCCTGCGGGAGGATCTTGCCCGCTACGTCGCAGGTGAAGCCGGAGTCGCTCTTCGTCCCGAGCAGATCTGGGCGGCGAACGGCTCGAACGAAGTCATGCTGCATCTCCTCCTCGCCTTCGCGGGTCCCGGGCGGTCCGTCATGTCGTTCGCGCCGACGTATTCGATGTATAGCGAATATGCTCGAGACACGAACTCGACATGGCACGAGCTGCCCCGCCGGGCGGACTTCTCCCTCGATCTCGACGCTATCCCAGCCGACATCGCCAAGATCCGCCCAGCCGTGATCCTGCTCGCCAGCCCCAACAATCCGACGGGGACTGCGCTGCGCGAAGCCGAGCTCCGCACGGTGCTCGAGGCCGCCCGCGGGCAGGGCCCAGAAGATGCTCCGGGGACGGATGCTCTCGTCGTCGTCGACGAAGCGTATGGCGAGTTCCGTCGGGAGGGCGTCCCATCAGCTTTCGAACTTCTGTCGGACTACGACAATCTCGCGGTGTCTCGGACCATGTCGAAGGCGTTCGGGGCGGCAGGGCTGCGTCTGGGCTATCTCGGCGCGGCGCGGGACGTCATCGATCAGCTTCGGATCGTCCGCCTGCCCTATCACCTGTCTGCCATCACCCAGGCGGCGGCACGGGCCGCCCTCCGCCATGCGGACAGTCAGCTGTCCCAAGTCGCGGGGCTTCGCCGCAGCCGCGACAGTATGGTCGAGCGGTTGAATTCGTTAGGCTTAGCGACAGCACCAACCGACGCGAACTTCGTCATGTTCGGGACCTTCCCGGACAGGCACGCGATATTCGCCCACCTTCTCCGCCGAGGCATCCTTATCCGAGAGGTCGGTCCCGAAGGCTGGCTGCGAGTATCGGTCGGAACACCCGAGGAGAACGACGCATTCTTCTCGGCACTGGAAGAGGCAATGGAATGA
- a CDS encoding universal stress protein — protein MADDRPIIVGTDGSIRARYAVLEAARIARMYSRPLRIVTAHSPLFAMTAFDPEPTSDEIERLETILRDSRDAIRDRFGDIDIETEWSVGDAATVLVRASRYASAVVVGARGQGAVHRMLVGSVATKVATYADSPVYVVRAGEYNPDGPVTVGLAPEGPARRTLDLAMGAARAEGTSLRALRAHQHSAAGLCNMPEGDHKESLRRDIAASVRDSEALFTEVCANHPDVHATFVHIQAHATDCLIDASRISRLVVVAPNGRGPEEKTLGSVALAVLHHAPAVLVAR, from the coding sequence GTGGCAGATGATCGACCAATTATTGTTGGCACGGATGGCTCGATCCGCGCACGATACGCTGTACTCGAAGCCGCGCGGATCGCGCGGATGTACTCACGTCCGCTCCGTATCGTGACGGCCCATTCGCCCCTCTTCGCGATGACCGCCTTCGATCCCGAACCGACCTCGGATGAGATCGAGAGGCTCGAAACGATCCTGCGAGATTCTCGCGACGCAATCAGGGACCGATTCGGCGATATCGACATCGAGACCGAGTGGAGCGTCGGCGACGCGGCCACGGTTCTCGTCCGTGCCAGCCGCTACGCGTCAGCCGTTGTCGTCGGTGCACGCGGCCAGGGCGCCGTTCATCGCATGCTCGTCGGCTCAGTGGCGACGAAGGTGGCAACCTATGCTGACTCGCCGGTCTATGTCGTGAGAGCGGGAGAGTACAACCCCGACGGTCCGGTCACGGTTGGCCTCGCCCCCGAGGGGCCCGCCAGGCGCACGCTCGATCTCGCGATGGGAGCGGCACGCGCCGAAGGCACGTCCCTCCGGGCGCTCCGGGCACATCAGCACTCTGCGGCTGGACTGTGCAATATGCCGGAGGGCGACCATAAGGAGAGCCTGCGCCGAGACATCGCGGCCTCCGTCCGAGACAGCGAGGCACTGTTCACGGAGGTCTGCGCGAACCATCCCGACGTGCACGCCACGTTCGTCCACATCCAAGCGCATGCGACCGACTGCCTGATCGACGCGTCGCGAATCTCGCGGCTCGTCGTCGTCGCGCCCAACGGCCGCGGCCCCGAGGAGAAGACGCTCGGCTCGGTTGCGCTGGCCGTCCTCCACCACGCGCCCGCGGTTCTCGTCGCGCGGTGA
- the hisD gene encoding histidinol dehydrogenase, with protein MLSRLDLRSGVTAAALAESLPRAAIDIDAALAAVKPLVADVRERGVDALMDQAERFDGVRPTSIRVPAHACEEALASLDPELVSAIELAIAHVRIGHEMQMPEERTVEIVPGGTVTQRWIPMQRVGLYVPGGLAVYPSSVVMNAVCAQVAGVGSIALTSPAQAEFGGLPHPTILAACALLGIDEVYAAGGAGAIAMFAYGAGECEPVDVITGPGNIYVAAAKRLVLGTVGIDSEAGTTEIAILADDTADPRYVAADLLSQAEHDPAAASVLVTTSAALADAVDDELVRQAAATKHAERVHVALTGPQSGTVLVSSIDDGLAVINAYGAEHLEIQTADADSVARRVTNAGAIFVGPYTPVPAGDYLAGSNHVLPTGGTARYSSGLNVHAFLKSVQQIDYSRQALETLTEPLVTFADAEDLPAHGHALTVRRTQQ; from the coding sequence ATGCTTTCTCGACTCGATCTCCGCAGCGGTGTCACCGCCGCAGCCCTTGCAGAATCCCTCCCCCGCGCCGCGATCGACATCGATGCCGCGCTCGCGGCAGTGAAGCCGCTCGTCGCAGACGTGCGCGAGCGCGGAGTGGACGCCCTCATGGACCAGGCCGAGAGGTTCGACGGGGTTCGCCCCACGTCGATCCGAGTGCCGGCACATGCGTGTGAGGAAGCGCTCGCAAGCCTCGACCCGGAGCTCGTGTCCGCCATCGAGCTCGCCATCGCCCACGTCCGCATCGGGCATGAGATGCAGATGCCGGAGGAGAGGACCGTCGAGATCGTTCCCGGCGGCACCGTCACCCAGCGCTGGATCCCCATGCAGCGCGTCGGGCTCTACGTGCCGGGCGGTCTCGCCGTCTATCCGTCCTCGGTCGTCATGAACGCCGTCTGCGCACAGGTGGCCGGAGTCGGCTCGATCGCCCTGACCTCGCCCGCCCAGGCCGAATTCGGCGGCCTCCCACATCCGACGATTCTCGCCGCCTGCGCCCTCCTCGGAATCGACGAAGTCTATGCCGCGGGCGGTGCCGGTGCCATCGCCATGTTCGCCTACGGTGCGGGGGAGTGCGAGCCGGTCGATGTCATCACCGGGCCGGGGAACATTTACGTGGCCGCCGCGAAACGTCTCGTCCTCGGCACTGTCGGGATCGACTCCGAAGCGGGAACCACCGAGATCGCGATCCTTGCCGACGATACTGCCGATCCGCGCTACGTGGCCGCCGACCTGCTGTCGCAGGCAGAGCACGATCCCGCCGCCGCGTCAGTTCTCGTCACCACGTCCGCCGCGCTCGCTGACGCGGTCGACGACGAGCTTGTGCGACAGGCCGCCGCGACGAAGCATGCGGAACGCGTCCATGTGGCTTTGACGGGTCCGCAGTCCGGCACCGTGCTCGTCTCCTCGATCGACGATGGTCTTGCGGTCATCAACGCCTACGGCGCGGAGCACTTGGAGATCCAGACTGCCGACGCTGACAGCGTTGCGCGGCGCGTGACGAACGCGGGAGCGATCTTCGTCGGTCCCTACACTCCGGTACCGGCAGGAGATTACCTAGCGGGCTCGAATCATGTCCTCCCCACCGGCGGCACGGCACGATACAGTTCGGGACTCAACGTGCATGCCTTCCTCAAGTCCGTGCAGCAGATCGATTACTCCCGGCAGGCCCTCGAAACGTTGACGGAGCCTCTCGTGACGTTCGCGGACGCAGAGGATCTTCCCGCGCACGGTCATGCGCTCACGGTGAGACGAACACAACAGTGA
- a CDS encoding isoprenyl transferase, translating into MPTPPTPLPGATPPQIPADMIPGHVAIVMDGNGRWANARGLPRTEGHKKGEPVLLDIIAGALEIGVKELSAYAFSTENWSRSPAEVRFLMGFNRDVIHRQRDTLHEWGVRVRWSGRKPRLWGSVIKELEIAEELTKNNTAMTVNMCVNYGGRAEIVDAAAALARDVANGTLKPNRVTDDVFASYLHQPMTDVDLFWRTGGELRLSNFLLWQSAYAEIVVTDKPWPDVDRRDLWDAIDTYARRNRRWGGAVDNASLQPAGE; encoded by the coding sequence ATGCCAACCCCGCCGACACCGCTCCCGGGCGCCACACCTCCTCAGATTCCCGCCGACATGATCCCCGGACATGTCGCGATCGTCATGGACGGGAACGGGCGGTGGGCCAATGCTCGCGGCCTGCCGCGCACCGAGGGCCACAAGAAGGGCGAACCCGTTCTCCTCGATATCATCGCGGGAGCCCTCGAGATCGGCGTCAAGGAGCTCTCCGCCTACGCGTTCTCGACCGAGAACTGGTCCCGCAGTCCCGCCGAGGTCAGGTTCCTCATGGGGTTCAATCGGGACGTCATCCACCGCCAACGCGACACGCTGCACGAGTGGGGTGTCCGAGTTCGATGGTCCGGACGCAAGCCCCGGCTGTGGGGCTCCGTCATCAAAGAGCTCGAGATCGCCGAGGAGCTCACGAAGAACAACACGGCGATGACGGTGAATATGTGTGTCAACTATGGCGGGCGGGCCGAGATCGTCGACGCAGCGGCTGCACTCGCGCGCGATGTTGCGAACGGTACTCTCAAGCCGAACCGCGTCACCGATGACGTGTTCGCCTCCTACCTCCACCAGCCCATGACCGATGTGGACCTGTTCTGGCGGACCGGCGGAGAACTGCGGCTGTCGAACTTCCTCCTGTGGCAATCCGCCTACGCCGAGATCGTCGTCACCGACAAGCCCTGGCCGGACGTGGACAGGCGCGACCTGTGGGACGCGATCGACACGTACGCCCGCAGGAACCGCCGCTGGGGCGGGGCCGTGGACAATGCGTCCCTGCAGCCCGCGGGAGAATAG
- the recO gene encoding DNA repair protein RecO: MKLYRDQGIVLRTHKLGEADRIITLLTRQHGKVRAVAKGVRRTTSRFGARLEPFSHVDAQFYRGRTLDIVTQVESVHAYGQEIVEDYERYTGATVLLETADRLAWDEGESDVQQYLLLHGALHSIANNDHRPELIVTAYLLRALGLAGFELSTRDCASCGAIGPHDSFSIPAGGTVCLACRPPGAAAPSRESVLLLGSLMAGEWDGADEEPPHVRDQAKSLAVAHAQWHLEHRIKSLSLL; the protein is encoded by the coding sequence GTGAAACTCTACCGCGACCAGGGGATCGTCCTGCGCACCCACAAGCTTGGGGAGGCAGACAGGATCATTACCCTCCTGACGCGACAGCACGGCAAAGTCCGTGCCGTGGCGAAAGGCGTGCGCCGAACCACGTCACGGTTCGGCGCACGCCTCGAGCCGTTCTCCCACGTCGATGCCCAGTTCTATCGGGGTCGCACCCTCGATATCGTGACGCAGGTGGAATCAGTCCATGCCTACGGGCAGGAGATCGTCGAGGATTACGAGCGCTACACGGGAGCCACCGTGCTGCTCGAAACCGCTGACAGGCTCGCGTGGGACGAGGGGGAGTCCGACGTCCAGCAGTATCTGCTCCTCCACGGAGCACTCCACTCGATCGCGAACAACGATCACCGTCCCGAGCTCATCGTCACCGCCTACCTGCTCCGCGCCCTCGGCCTGGCAGGCTTCGAACTCTCGACGCGCGACTGCGCCTCATGCGGCGCGATCGGCCCGCATGACTCGTTCTCCATCCCGGCAGGCGGCACCGTCTGCCTCGCCTGCCGGCCCCCGGGTGCAGCAGCGCCCAGCCGGGAGAGCGTCCTCCTCCTCGGGTCCCTCATGGCAGGGGAGTGGGACGGCGCCGACGAGGAGCCTCCCCACGTCCGCGACCAGGCGAAATCTCTTGCCGTCGCGCATGCTCAATGGCATCTCGAACACCGCATCAAGTCCCTCTCACTGCTCTAG
- the leuA gene encoding 2-isopropylmalate synthase, protein MPYTKYRPFLDTNPVSLPDRQWPDNRIVKAPRWLSTDLRDGNQALIEPMDPARKRAMFDLLVTMGYKEIEIGFPAASRTDWDFVRSLVDDDAVPEDVTVSVLTQARTDLIHRTIDSLEGFPRATVHLYNATAPVFRNVVFRNDKEATKQLAIAGTQDVVDYMEKTLGDDMIVGYQYSPEIFVDTELDFALEVCEAVMDVWQPSEEREIILNLPSTVERSTPNVYADQIEWMSRNLSRREFIVLSAHNHNDRGTGVATSELAMLAGADRIEGCLFGQGERTGNVDLVTVGLNLYTQGIDPQIDFSRIDEVRSVVEYCTRMEVPARMPYVGDLVYTSFSGSHQDAIKKGFEARRKKIAQTGDDTWDLPYLPIDPADLGRSYEAVVRVNSQSGKGGVAYLLSTTRNMDLPRRLQIELSQIVKDHTDESGGEVTADELWYIFADEYLPASEVAGLEPWGQYALKGMNISTGEGSASQLTVTISVGGEDRVISTSGNGPIDAFVAAIEQLGHRIHILDYTEHALSEGGDATAAAYVEADIDDKILWGVGIDPSTINASFKAIISALNRTRR, encoded by the coding sequence ATGCCGTACACGAAGTACAGGCCCTTCCTCGACACGAACCCCGTCTCCCTGCCTGACCGCCAGTGGCCAGACAACCGCATCGTCAAAGCCCCGCGATGGTTGTCGACCGACTTGAGGGACGGCAACCAGGCACTCATTGAACCCATGGATCCGGCTCGCAAGCGCGCCATGTTCGATCTTCTGGTGACGATGGGTTACAAGGAGATCGAGATCGGCTTCCCCGCCGCCTCGCGCACCGACTGGGACTTCGTACGATCCCTCGTCGATGACGACGCCGTCCCCGAGGACGTCACCGTGTCGGTTCTGACGCAGGCGCGCACCGACCTCATCCACCGCACGATCGATTCCCTCGAGGGATTCCCCCGAGCAACCGTGCACCTGTACAACGCGACCGCTCCCGTCTTCCGCAACGTCGTGTTCCGCAACGACAAGGAAGCGACGAAACAGCTTGCTATCGCGGGCACGCAGGATGTCGTCGACTACATGGAGAAGACCCTCGGCGATGACATGATCGTCGGCTACCAGTATTCGCCGGAGATCTTCGTCGACACGGAACTCGATTTCGCCCTCGAGGTGTGCGAGGCGGTCATGGACGTGTGGCAGCCCTCGGAGGAGAGGGAGATCATCCTCAACCTGCCGTCCACGGTCGAACGCTCCACACCGAACGTGTACGCGGACCAGATCGAGTGGATGAGCAGGAACCTGTCGCGGCGCGAGTTCATCGTCCTCTCGGCGCACAACCACAACGATCGGGGCACCGGCGTCGCAACATCGGAGCTCGCCATGCTGGCCGGCGCCGACAGGATCGAGGGATGCCTGTTCGGGCAGGGGGAGCGGACCGGCAACGTCGATCTCGTCACCGTCGGCCTCAATCTCTACACCCAGGGCATCGACCCGCAGATCGACTTCTCCCGCATCGACGAAGTCCGCTCCGTCGTCGAGTACTGCACCCGCATGGAGGTACCGGCACGGATGCCGTACGTGGGTGATCTCGTCTACACGTCGTTCTCCGGATCGCATCAGGACGCGATCAAGAAGGGCTTCGAGGCACGCCGCAAGAAGATCGCCCAGACCGGTGACGACACGTGGGATCTGCCCTACCTGCCCATCGATCCCGCCGATCTCGGCCGGTCCTACGAAGCTGTTGTCCGGGTCAACTCCCAGTCCGGCAAGGGCGGCGTCGCCTATCTGCTCTCGACGACGCGCAATATGGACCTGCCGCGCCGCCTGCAGATCGAACTCTCACAGATCGTCAAGGATCACACGGACGAGAGCGGCGGAGAGGTCACGGCGGACGAACTGTGGTACATCTTCGCTGACGAATACCTGCCGGCCTCCGAGGTCGCAGGGCTCGAACCGTGGGGGCAGTATGCGCTCAAGGGCATGAACATCTCGACCGGTGAAGGGTCCGCATCCCAGCTGACCGTGACGATCTCGGTGGGCGGGGAAGACCGCGTGATCTCCACGTCGGGCAACGGCCCCATCGATGCCTTTGTCGCCGCGATCGAACAGCTCGGCCACAGGATCCACATCCTCGACTACACGGAGCACGCACTGTCCGAGGGCGGCGACGCGACGGCAGCCGCCTACGTGGAGGCCGATATCGACGACAAGATCCTCTGGGGCGTCGGAATCGACCCCTCGACGATCAACGCTTCGTTCAAGGCGATCATCTCGGCACTCAACAGGACCCGCCGCTAG
- a CDS encoding PP2C family protein-serine/threonine phosphatase — protein MSAGLRVETGHATSVGRVRTKQEDRYLDSGRMIAVADGMGGLARGDFAARTMIDALAERRMPNRTAQVRTELKRAINRAGHKIARSSHRGAECGTTVVGAVLGQGTASPSWLIFHVGDSRMYSYENGDLECLTRDHSLVQELIDAGIISREQARYDPRRSIVTRAIGTSVSAEPSFRHVEATPRILIACSDGISDELTHEEISDIMRRYEGETLTDTAQALVDAALESGGRDNATVVLARAVQRK, from the coding sequence ATGTCGGCGGGCCTCCGCGTCGAGACGGGACACGCGACGAGCGTGGGACGGGTGCGGACGAAACAGGAGGACCGCTACCTCGATTCGGGCCGCATGATCGCCGTCGCGGATGGCATGGGAGGCCTAGCCCGGGGAGACTTCGCGGCCCGCACGATGATCGATGCTCTCGCCGAGAGGCGGATGCCGAACCGCACGGCACAGGTGCGAACAGAGCTCAAGCGTGCCATCAATCGCGCCGGCCACAAGATCGCTCGATCATCCCATCGCGGCGCCGAATGCGGCACGACCGTCGTCGGTGCGGTCCTCGGTCAGGGGACTGCTTCCCCCTCGTGGCTGATCTTCCATGTGGGGGATTCCCGCATGTACTCCTACGAGAACGGCGATCTCGAGTGTCTCACCCGCGATCATTCTCTCGTCCAAGAACTCATCGATGCTGGCATCATCTCGCGCGAGCAGGCACGCTACGATCCCCGCCGCAGCATCGTGACCCGCGCTATCGGCACATCCGTCTCGGCAGAACCCAGCTTCCGACACGTGGAGGCAACCCCCCGCATCCTCATCGCCTGCTCTGACGGCATCTCGGACGAACTGACGCACGAAGAAATTTCTGACATTATGCGAAGGTACGAAGGCGAGACATTGACCGACACGGCGCAAGCACTGGTCGATGCCGCCCTCGAATCCGGCGGGCGCGACAACGCAACCGTCGTCCTCGCGAGAGCTGTACAACGGAAGTGA
- a CDS encoding alpha/beta hydrolase family protein, which produces MRHPRLIVTTIVILILGMWGTIAGPGWSPDPYLNQIIPATSDTSIGSSVQTTPPHTYDVKKEVVSIETASGEVLNATLRTPVGRDGDGPAVVFMHGTGTYLHTAFSQHATLLASSGITTLVGDKPLDRYSTTARDYADLADAYREQWQWLTQVEGINPNQVGVYGESEGAFVAPIVAAAEPDVAFVVLVSSPVLPIRHQGALAADTYLRQLGVPEQLLQAIPRLIGGELPGGFDYIDFDVSPYQQQMNQPVLIMYGTGDYSMPVIQGANQIIDDLAVNGNTNYTLRYYKDADHGLKVLERGSRTLSSDAGRDLSRWILGLPATASADPHIAGAQPVQNFTAERPGTPRWYASGTAAVAILVLGLVLTLGGFLSGLIGQITVRKAPLLDLKGTARPLVAAGVSVVAAWAAFLWYLISIAELALSYQRDALIVRGGWFACQIIALIAAGMVVRLGFAWWRARPLTGFPHVVLVTSIIGLTTLLAALAYWNVYPSLLTALT; this is translated from the coding sequence GTGAGGCATCCGAGACTCATCGTCACCACCATCGTCATCCTCATCCTCGGCATGTGGGGGACGATCGCCGGTCCCGGATGGTCTCCCGATCCCTATCTCAACCAGATCATTCCCGCCACGTCCGACACGTCGATCGGTTCCTCCGTCCAGACGACCCCGCCGCACACGTACGACGTGAAGAAAGAAGTGGTCAGCATCGAGACCGCGTCGGGGGAAGTCCTCAACGCGACGCTTCGCACCCCTGTCGGACGCGACGGGGATGGTCCCGCCGTGGTGTTCATGCACGGAACGGGAACCTATCTGCATACCGCGTTCTCCCAGCACGCGACGCTCCTGGCCAGCTCCGGCATCACCACCCTCGTGGGTGACAAGCCGCTCGACAGGTACTCGACGACCGCACGCGACTACGCGGACCTTGCCGATGCTTATCGTGAGCAGTGGCAGTGGCTGACGCAGGTGGAGGGCATCAACCCCAACCAGGTCGGTGTCTACGGGGAGTCCGAGGGAGCTTTCGTCGCTCCCATCGTGGCCGCGGCCGAACCGGACGTCGCCTTCGTCGTCCTCGTATCCTCCCCGGTTCTCCCGATCCGACACCAGGGCGCTCTTGCCGCGGACACGTACCTGCGCCAACTCGGCGTCCCCGAGCAGCTCCTCCAGGCCATTCCCCGCCTGATCGGCGGCGAGCTGCCGGGAGGCTTCGACTATATCGACTTCGATGTCAGCCCCTACCAGCAGCAGATGAACCAGCCCGTGCTCATCATGTACGGGACGGGAGACTATTCCATGCCCGTCATCCAGGGCGCGAACCAGATCATCGACGATCTTGCCGTCAACGGCAACACGAATTACACGCTGCGCTACTACAAGGATGCCGACCACGGGCTGAAAGTGCTCGAGCGCGGTTCGCGTACGCTGTCCAGCGATGCTGGCAGGGACCTCTCGCGATGGATACTCGGCCTCCCCGCGACAGCATCTGCCGACCCTCATATCGCAGGTGCCCAACCCGTCCAGAACTTCACGGCCGAGCGGCCGGGAACCCCCCGCTGGTACGCATCCGGGACCGCGGCGGTCGCTATTCTCGTCCTCGGCCTCGTCCTTACACTGGGGGGCTTCCTCAGCGGACTCATCGGCCAGATCACGGTGCGGAAGGCCCCGCTCCTCGACCTCAAGGGAACAGCACGACCCCTCGTCGCCGCCGGCGTGTCCGTCGTCGCTGCCTGGGCGGCGTTCCTGTGGTACCTCATCTCGATCGCGGAACTGGCACTGTCCTATCAGCGCGACGCCCTGATCGTCCGCGGCGGCTGGTTCGCGTGCCAGATCATTGCGCTGATCGCGGCGGGCATGGTTGTCCGTCTCGGCTTCGCATGGTGGCGGGCGCGGCCCCTGACAGGGTTCCCGCACGTCGTGCTCGTCACCTCGATCATCGGTCTCACCACTCTCCTTGCCGCACTGGCCTACTGGAACGTCTACCCATCGCTCCTGACGGCACTGACATGA